From a single Glycine soja cultivar W05 chromosome 19, ASM419377v2, whole genome shotgun sequence genomic region:
- the LOC114398728 gene encoding uncharacterized protein LOC114398728, producing MDLVKYIFEKPALTGQIPQWQVLLSEFDIVYATQKAIKGSVLADYLAQHPINDYQPMHPKFPDEDIMTLLEEEVEDEDRDKWIVWFDGASNALGHGVGAVLVSLDKQYIPFTARLCFDCMNNIAKYKACALGIRAAINFRVKLLEVYGDSALVIHQLKGEWETRDHKLMTYQAYIKKMMELFDDISLHHIPKRKIRWSTPLPL from the coding sequence ATGGATCTCGTCAAGTACATCTTCGAAAAGCCCGCTCTCACTGGACAGATACCTCAGTGGCAGGTTCTGTTGTCAGAATTTGATATTGTCTATGCCACTCAGAAGGCAATAAAGGGAAGTGTCTTGGCAGATTACCTAGCTCAACATCCCATCAATGATTATCAGCCTATGCATCCCAAATTCCCTGATGAGGATATCATGACCTTGCTTGAGGAGGAAGTAGAAGATGAGGACagggacaagtggatcgtgtggtttgatggcGCGTCGAATGCACTAGGCCATGgggttggggcagtattggtttCTCTGGATAAACAatatatacctttcacagcTAGGTTGTGCTTCGACTGCATGAATAACATAGCAAAGTACAAGGCATGTGCCCTTGGGATTCGAGCGGCGATCAACTTCAGGGTCAAGTTACTCGAGGTATACGGGGACTCGGCATTGGTAATTCATCAGTTGAAGGGTGAATGGGAGACCAGAGACCACAAATTGATGACTTACCAGGCTTACATCAAAAAAATGATGGAACTCTTTGATGATATATCGCTTCATCATATTCCTAAGAGGAAAATCAGATGGTCGACGCCCTTGCCACTCTAG